The following are encoded in a window of Methylocystis rosea genomic DNA:
- a CDS encoding UDP-glucose--hexose-1-phosphate uridylyltransferase produces the protein MSLLSNASHRRLNQLTGEWVLVSPHRTSRPWQGQVEKTHAPERPRYDPTCYLCPGNERANGERNPAYRGVFAFDNDFAALTPLASAEEIVQDGLLVAQGETGRCRVLCFSPRHDLTLARMTVPEIVPVVEAWRDESMRLGTLDMINYVQIFENRGAAMGASNPHPHCQIWATQSIPNEAAKESARQGAYLAQNGSCLLCDYLALEERLGERIVCHNDHFVALVPFWAIWPFETMVLATRHVGSFDDLTADEVEALAEILRRLTIRYDNLFETDFPYSMGFHQRPTDGAAHANWHFHAHFYPPLLRSASVRKFMVGFELLGEPQRDITPETAAARLRDVSETHYLDKPTR, from the coding sequence GTGTCCTTGCTGAGTAACGCCTCGCATCGCCGACTTAATCAGCTCACGGGCGAGTGGGTGCTCGTCTCGCCGCATCGGACCAGCCGTCCCTGGCAAGGCCAAGTCGAAAAGACCCACGCTCCAGAACGACCTCGATACGATCCGACCTGCTATCTGTGTCCTGGAAATGAGCGGGCGAATGGCGAACGCAACCCGGCCTACAGGGGCGTTTTCGCCTTCGACAACGACTTCGCGGCGCTCACGCCGCTGGCGTCAGCGGAGGAGATCGTTCAAGACGGGCTGCTTGTCGCCCAAGGGGAGACGGGCCGGTGCCGCGTGCTGTGCTTCTCACCGCGCCACGATCTGACTTTAGCGCGCATGACCGTTCCCGAGATCGTCCCCGTCGTCGAGGCGTGGCGCGACGAGAGTATGCGCCTCGGCACTCTCGATATGATCAACTACGTGCAGATTTTTGAAAATCGCGGCGCGGCGATGGGCGCGAGCAATCCGCATCCGCACTGCCAGATCTGGGCGACGCAGAGCATACCGAACGAAGCCGCCAAGGAATCGGCGCGGCAGGGCGCATATCTCGCGCAGAACGGATCTTGTCTCCTCTGTGACTATCTGGCGCTTGAAGAAAGACTCGGCGAGCGGATCGTTTGCCACAACGATCATTTCGTCGCGCTCGTGCCGTTCTGGGCGATCTGGCCGTTTGAAACGATGGTGCTGGCCACGAGGCATGTCGGCTCTTTTGACGATCTTACCGCAGACGAGGTTGAGGCGCTCGCCGAGATCCTTCGACGCCTGACCATTCGCTACGACAATCTGTTCGAAACCGACTTTCCTTATTCGATGGGATTTCACCAGCGCCCCACCGACGGCGCGGCTCACGCGAACTGGCATTTTCATGCGCATTTCTATCCGCCGCTGCTGCGTTCTGCGAGCGTGCGGAAATTCATGGTGGGCTTTGAGTTGCTGGGCGAACCGCAACGCGACATCACCCCGGAAACAGCGGCGGCGCGTCTGCGTGACGTCTCCGAAACTCATTATCTCGACAAGCCCACACGATAA
- a CDS encoding lytic murein transglycosylase: MNRLPKSAKAWGALLAASALALGACVVSARAAPCGSSAAGFSQWLDEVKREAAAEGVSQRTLDAALAGVTYDHAVIGRDRGQRIFHQSFEKFSSRLVTPGRLSKARALLQRHAALLAQIEARYGVPRAALVAIWGLETGFGADNGRFRTMQALATLAYDCRRSAQFNEELKHALRIVERGDMSPAQMRGDWAGEIGQTQFMPSSYLKYGVDFDGDGRRDLIRSTPDALASTANFLKGKGWRAGAGWNEGEPNFAVLLEWNQARVYVKTIALLATKLTGAQ, encoded by the coding sequence ATGAACCGGCTACCGAAAAGCGCCAAGGCGTGGGGCGCGTTGCTTGCCGCCAGCGCGCTGGCTTTGGGCGCTTGCGTCGTGTCGGCGCGCGCCGCGCCCTGCGGATCGTCGGCGGCAGGTTTTAGCCAATGGCTCGACGAGGTGAAACGCGAGGCCGCCGCGGAAGGGGTGTCACAACGGACGCTCGACGCTGCTCTGGCTGGCGTAACCTATGATCACGCGGTGATTGGCCGCGACCGCGGACAGCGGATTTTTCACCAAAGTTTTGAGAAGTTTTCGAGCCGCCTGGTGACGCCTGGTCGCTTGAGCAAAGCGCGGGCGCTGCTCCAGCGGCACGCGGCGCTGCTCGCACAGATCGAGGCGCGTTATGGCGTTCCTCGAGCGGCGCTCGTGGCGATCTGGGGATTGGAAACGGGCTTTGGCGCCGACAACGGGCGCTTCAGAACGATGCAGGCGCTCGCGACGCTCGCCTATGACTGCAGGCGCTCCGCGCAATTTAACGAAGAGCTGAAGCATGCGCTGAGAATCGTCGAGCGCGGCGATATGTCCCCGGCGCAGATGCGCGGCGACTGGGCTGGAGAAATCGGCCAGACGCAGTTCATGCCGTCCTCCTATTTGAAATATGGCGTCGATTTCGACGGCGACGGCAGACGCGATCTCATACGATCCACGCCAGACGCGCTCGCTTCGACGGCGAATTTCCTCAAGGGCAAAGGCTGGCGCGCGGGCGCGGGCTGGAATGAAGGCGAGCCCAACTTCGCGGTTTTGCTCGAGTGGAATCAGGCGCGCGTTTACGTAAAAACGATCGCCCTTCTGGCGACGAAGCTCACAGGCGCGCAATGA
- a CDS encoding DUF5132 domain-containing protein, with amino-acid sequence MKPFGFALGALTGAAAVLLLNRQGTQRVRPVAKAAMKAAVMAYHEARVQGAELAEAAEDLFAEAKAEAVADIFAAAMAAAQTKAAQARTETKTETKPETKPEATSKPESATPAGEAHASRAASESA; translated from the coding sequence ATGAAACCCTTTGGATTTGCGTTGGGCGCGTTGACGGGCGCCGCCGCCGTTTTGCTCCTGAACCGTCAGGGAACGCAGCGCGTGCGCCCGGTCGCCAAGGCGGCGATGAAAGCCGCGGTGATGGCCTATCACGAAGCGCGCGTGCAGGGCGCCGAACTCGCCGAAGCCGCCGAAGATCTCTTCGCCGAAGCCAAGGCCGAGGCCGTAGCCGATATTTTCGCTGCGGCGATGGCCGCCGCGCAGACGAAGGCTGCGCAAGCCAGAACCGAAACAAAGACCGAAACCAAGCCCGAAACCAAGCCCGAAGCGACGTCAAAGCCCGAGAGCGCGACGCCAGCAGGCGAGGCTCACGCGTCGCGAGCCGCAAGCGAGAGCGCGTAA
- a CDS encoding 3-oxoacid CoA-transferase subunit B, whose protein sequence is MDAKEIIARRVALELRDGMLVNLGIGLPTLVARFIPQGMSVAMQSENGLIGFSAPPPDGMENRDLIDAGGGFIMSLPGAASFDSATSFALIRGGHVDMAVLGALQIDATGHLASWMIPGKFTPGMGGAMDLVAGAKRVIIAMQHVAKSEPKIVETLALPPTAARRVSLIVTELAVIEPTDEGLALRERAPGVSVADIVASTGARLIVPEVTPEMLLCRD, encoded by the coding sequence ATGGACGCTAAGGAAATCATCGCGCGCCGCGTCGCCCTGGAGCTGCGTGACGGCATGCTCGTTAATCTCGGAATCGGCCTGCCGACTCTCGTGGCGCGTTTCATCCCGCAGGGGATGTCGGTCGCCATGCAGAGCGAAAATGGCCTTATCGGTTTCAGCGCGCCGCCGCCGGATGGCATGGAGAATCGCGATCTCATTGACGCCGGCGGCGGATTCATCATGTCGTTGCCGGGCGCCGCCAGTTTCGACAGCGCGACAAGCTTCGCGCTGATTCGAGGCGGCCATGTCGACATGGCGGTGCTTGGCGCGTTGCAGATCGACGCCACGGGACATCTCGCCAGTTGGATGATTCCCGGAAAGTTTACGCCGGGAATGGGCGGCGCCATGGACCTCGTCGCGGGCGCCAAGCGCGTCATCATCGCGATGCAGCACGTCGCCAAGAGCGAGCCGAAGATCGTCGAAACTCTTGCCCTGCCGCCGACGGCGGCGCGGCGCGTCAGCCTCATCGTGACGGAGCTCGCTGTGATCGAGCCGACGGATGAAGGGCTGGCGCTACGCGAACGCGCGCCCGGCGTCAGTGTCGCGGATATCGTCGCCTCTACTGGCGCGCGGCTGATCGTGCCGGAAGTAACGCCTGAGATGCTTCTCTGTCGCGATTAG
- a CDS encoding magnesium transporter, whose product MTAMPRISTLDRLPPVETNGQTVARYLVTSVPVARSRESAGEARGRLIGQRFDDASHVFVLAEDGRLIGVVAIRDLLGAPESTPLHDIARTADAYSVPLGADREAAASVAIHSGLSILAVCDAEGRFLGAVPARALMTILRDEHLEDLHHMVGILGKSEAARDALTAAPHRRALYRLPWLLVGMAGSAAATAMMSRFETALSAHIAVAFFIPAIVYLADSVGTQSEVVVIRGMSLTDSALLPLFAGELGTGALLGAMLGGLAFPIVWFFFSSVGLAATVGISLAVASTIATTFGFLMPWIFARLGYDAALGSGPVATVVQDTFSLLTYFVVASWLVF is encoded by the coding sequence ATGACCGCAATGCCCCGTATCTCGACGCTAGACCGCCTGCCTCCAGTGGAGACGAACGGCCAGACCGTGGCGCGCTATCTCGTGACGTCCGTGCCAGTGGCCCGCTCGCGGGAAAGCGCCGGCGAGGCGCGGGGGCGGTTGATCGGCCAGCGCTTCGACGACGCCTCGCATGTTTTCGTGCTTGCCGAAGACGGTCGCCTGATTGGCGTCGTCGCCATACGCGATCTGCTTGGCGCGCCGGAGTCGACGCCGCTGCATGACATTGCGCGAACGGCCGACGCCTACAGCGTCCCGCTCGGCGCGGATCGCGAAGCTGCGGCCAGCGTCGCCATTCACTCGGGCCTGTCGATCTTGGCCGTCTGCGACGCCGAAGGAAGATTTCTCGGCGCCGTGCCGGCGCGCGCGCTCATGACCATCCTGCGCGACGAGCATCTTGAGGATCTGCATCACATGGTGGGCATCCTCGGCAAGTCGGAGGCTGCAAGAGACGCGTTGACGGCCGCGCCGCACCGTCGTGCGCTTTATCGATTGCCCTGGCTGCTCGTCGGCATGGCCGGCAGCGCCGCGGCGACCGCCATGATGTCGCGCTTCGAAACCGCGCTCAGCGCGCATATCGCCGTCGCCTTCTTTATCCCTGCGATCGTTTATCTCGCGGATTCGGTCGGCACACAGTCGGAAGTCGTGGTCATCCGCGGCATGTCCCTGACGGATTCTGCGCTGCTGCCGCTTTTCGCCGGGGAGCTGGGCACCGGGGCGCTGCTCGGCGCGATGCTCGGCGGTCTCGCTTTCCCGATCGTCTGGTTCTTCTTTTCAAGCGTCGGCCTCGCCGCGACCGTCGGAATTTCGCTGGCGGTCGCGAGCACCATCGCAACGACGTTCGGATTTCTAATGCCCTGGATTTTCGCGCGGCTCGGCTATGACGCAGCGCTCGGCTCCGGCCCGGTCGCGACCGTGGTGCAAGACACGTTTTCCCTCTTGACCTATTTTGTCGTCGCTTCTTGGCTGGTGTTCTGA
- a CDS encoding porin, producing MKKRTKIVVSFACAAGMAGASTALAQPASFDKGVDASILEAERAIQELNAASKTRVKEKRPVSQPVAKAAPRPVVRMTGPCNLNGNTQFFQIPYIGFCGAVHGSFTGFLGKDFATEDIAFTTQRLPAYRYGWNGLGLSAAVPMLYYWKNPLVGKTTSGAYTGTYSMVNFLAFRNTDYGTISVFINAGLFARTVKNYEGETRITLNQLYGNYWRGAFDQAWVQWGGLRVGLQPSLFSFSRTGYTFMPGYASYMTTPAVSYTHRIENINVLPGLLPRLGASISVSAEDPTLRRYPDGVLSRYPTGMGYPDFVAQLRVGAPAFVVHASGAMHEIRDVSANAYNTFMPKYSTWGWAAQLAGEYRWKWSGLVGPIGGEMYGKAMLSATATQGALSYLGMPYMSIDYVSSSTGTIQRSSGQSLMASYEHLWTPVFKTSITGAAFQSYMGSAPEFLGFGNAAFGFNTQVRGQRVVGNAEYWAGEGWAFGLEGGWTWSQANGQYLGGRGLPVAVNFPNVLTYMRKAF from the coding sequence GTGAAAAAGCGAACAAAAATCGTCGTATCGTTCGCCTGCGCCGCCGGAATGGCCGGCGCGTCGACTGCGCTCGCACAGCCGGCAAGCTTCGATAAGGGCGTCGACGCTTCGATTCTGGAAGCTGAGCGCGCCATCCAAGAGCTCAACGCCGCGTCAAAAACGCGAGTGAAAGAGAAGCGTCCTGTCAGTCAGCCGGTAGCAAAAGCGGCGCCGCGGCCCGTCGTCAGAATGACGGGGCCGTGCAATCTGAACGGCAACACCCAGTTTTTTCAAATTCCCTATATCGGCTTTTGCGGCGCGGTCCACGGATCCTTTACCGGTTTCCTGGGCAAGGACTTTGCGACCGAAGACATAGCGTTCACGACGCAGCGGCTTCCTGCCTATCGATATGGATGGAACGGTCTCGGATTGAGCGCCGCCGTTCCGATGTTGTACTATTGGAAAAATCCGCTCGTCGGCAAGACGACGTCCGGCGCTTATACCGGCACATACAGCATGGTGAATTTTCTGGCGTTCCGGAACACGGATTACGGAACGATCTCCGTTTTCATCAACGCCGGATTGTTCGCCAGGACGGTAAAAAATTATGAAGGCGAAACGCGCATCACGCTGAATCAACTTTACGGAAACTACTGGAGGGGCGCCTTCGATCAGGCCTGGGTTCAATGGGGCGGGCTGCGCGTTGGACTCCAGCCGTCGCTGTTCAGTTTCAGCCGTACCGGCTACACCTTCATGCCGGGCTACGCGTCCTACATGACGACGCCGGCGGTTTCGTACACTCACAGAATCGAAAATATCAACGTTCTCCCAGGTCTCCTGCCGCGCTTGGGCGCCTCGATCAGCGTATCGGCTGAAGATCCGACGCTGAGGCGTTATCCGGACGGGGTTCTGTCGAGATATCCGACGGGCATGGGATACCCGGACTTTGTCGCGCAATTGCGCGTCGGCGCCCCCGCCTTCGTCGTCCACGCGTCGGGAGCGATGCACGAAATCAGGGATGTTTCCGCCAACGCGTACAATACCTTCATGCCGAAATACTCCACTTGGGGCTGGGCTGCGCAGCTTGCCGGCGAATATCGTTGGAAGTGGAGCGGGCTCGTTGGTCCGATCGGCGGCGAGATGTACGGCAAGGCCATGCTGTCGGCGACCGCCACTCAAGGCGCGCTGTCGTACCTCGGCATGCCGTATATGTCGATCGACTATGTGAGCAGCTCGACTGGAACGATCCAGCGGAGCTCCGGTCAATCATTGATGGCATCCTACGAACATCTTTGGACTCCCGTGTTCAAGACTTCGATCACCGGAGCGGCGTTTCAGAGCTACATGGGCTCCGCCCCGGAATTTCTCGGCTTCGGCAACGCAGCTTTCGGCTTCAATACGCAAGTCAGAGGTCAACGCGTCGTCGGAAACGCCGAATATTGGGCCGGCGAGGGATGGGCGTTCGGGCTGGAAGGCGGTTGGACATGGAGCCAGGCCAACGGCCAATACCTCGGCGGACGCGGCCTGCCGGTGGCCGTCAACTTCCCGAACGTCCTCACCTATATGCGAAAGGCCTTTTGA
- a CDS encoding MORN repeat-containing protein — MPYASVSKFRRGIFMLAPCALVVGSLPALAEAVPKCTQENISKHCVGVITAPDGNRYVGEMKGGKANGKGALIFTDGKQYVGQFRDGAPNGKGTITHPDGESYTGSFKDGKKSGQGKLVAADGKIYVGQFKGDVPHGAGAVTMPDGKKFSGNFVDGELAVKPKASGAAQSEQTRPKNGLPPCDVSLATPWKRCVGGLKFPNGDFYAGEFRDGKATGRGTITFASGGQYVGEFRDGIRHGKGTYTIANGESYSGEFVKGRIVGKGAYTFPDGKKYVGEFRDGRPHGKGILTLPNGASYRGEFQNGEPDGQGTMSLPDGQSQSGIFRAGKYQPQ, encoded by the coding sequence ATGCCTTACGCCTCAGTCTCGAAATTTCGCCGCGGCATATTCATGCTTGCGCCTTGTGCTTTGGTTGTCGGCTCGCTTCCAGCATTGGCGGAAGCTGTTCCCAAATGCACGCAAGAAAACATCTCGAAACATTGCGTCGGCGTTATAACGGCGCCCGACGGCAACCGTTATGTCGGAGAGATGAAGGGCGGCAAAGCCAACGGCAAAGGCGCGCTCATTTTCACGGATGGCAAGCAATACGTGGGTCAATTCCGCGACGGCGCGCCAAACGGCAAGGGAACCATCACGCATCCCGACGGCGAGTCCTACACCGGCAGTTTCAAGGACGGGAAGAAAAGCGGGCAGGGAAAGTTGGTGGCTGCTGACGGAAAAATCTACGTCGGCCAGTTCAAGGGTGACGTTCCCCATGGCGCGGGCGCCGTCACCATGCCCGATGGCAAGAAATTCTCTGGAAATTTCGTTGACGGCGAGCTTGCGGTGAAGCCGAAAGCCAGCGGCGCGGCGCAAAGCGAACAGACGAGGCCGAAAAACGGCCTGCCGCCGTGCGACGTCAGTCTGGCGACGCCTTGGAAGCGCTGCGTCGGGGGGCTGAAGTTTCCGAACGGCGACTTTTATGCGGGCGAGTTCCGCGACGGAAAAGCGACCGGTCGCGGCACGATCACGTTCGCGTCCGGCGGCCAATACGTCGGCGAGTTCCGCGACGGCATTCGTCACGGCAAAGGCACTTACACGATCGCCAACGGCGAAAGCTACAGCGGCGAATTCGTCAAGGGTCGGATCGTCGGCAAGGGCGCTTACACATTTCCCGACGGCAAGAAATATGTGGGCGAATTCCGCGACGGCCGTCCGCACGGCAAGGGCATTCTCACCCTGCCGAACGGCGCCTCCTACCGCGGCGAGTTCCAGAATGGCGAGCCGGACGGACAGGGAACGATGAGCTTGCCCGATGGCCAATCGCAGAGCGGAATCTTTAGAGCGGGCAAATATCAGCCCCAATAG
- a CDS encoding beta-galactosidase produces MMKEIGLSFVRIGEFAWSRLEPSEGAYRFEWLSHAVDTLDRAGLKVVLGTPTATPPKWLVDKMPEMAAFDANGRPRKFGSRRHYCFSHEGYAQECERIVEHLARAFGGHPAVAAWQTDNEYGCHDTVLSYSPAALQAFRRWCEAKYRSIEALNEAWGNVFWSMEYRCFDEIELPNLTVTEANPSHLMDFQRFSSDQVVAFNRRQAQVIRRHAPGATILHNFMGAFADFDHYALSDDLDVAAWDSYPLGFLERSSHDDAFKLRYMRVGDPDFQAFHHDLYRACGRGRWQVMEQQPGAVNWAPWNPAPAKGAVRLWTFEAFAAGAETVSYFRWRQAPFAQEQMHEALLLPNAAPNEASNTVARMSEELAMLDARVETARAEVALVFDYESAWAWRIEPQGQDFAYFDLVMCFYRALRRAGLSVDVVPPTAAEVAERRLIIAPALFAPSENFAEALAKSGATILLGPRTGSKTADFQIPADLPPGVLRRVIDIRVRRVESLRPGARITLSGHGAFVRWREFLALGESVAPEFTSEDGQTALARADNVFYLAGWPDEELLTNLLRHVVHVAGVSTLDLPEDIRVRDNGAMRYIFNYGASTTDISALVGEETLLIGERLLVPCGVAAFRRRD; encoded by the coding sequence ATGATGAAGGAGATAGGTCTCTCCTTCGTGCGGATTGGCGAATTCGCCTGGTCGCGGCTGGAGCCGAGCGAGGGCGCCTATCGTTTCGAGTGGCTAAGCCACGCCGTGGATACGCTGGATCGCGCCGGCCTCAAGGTCGTGCTTGGCACGCCAACGGCGACGCCGCCGAAATGGCTCGTCGATAAGATGCCGGAGATGGCGGCGTTCGACGCCAATGGGCGACCGCGCAAATTCGGTTCGCGCCGGCATTACTGCTTCAGCCACGAAGGCTACGCTCAAGAATGCGAGCGCATCGTCGAGCATCTGGCGCGAGCTTTCGGCGGGCATCCCGCCGTAGCGGCGTGGCAGACCGACAATGAGTATGGCTGCCACGACACGGTGCTCAGCTATTCGCCGGCCGCTCTGCAGGCGTTTCGGCGTTGGTGCGAGGCTAAATATCGCTCGATCGAGGCACTGAACGAAGCCTGGGGCAATGTCTTCTGGTCGATGGAATATCGATGCTTCGACGAGATCGAGCTGCCGAACCTAACCGTCACCGAAGCCAATCCATCGCATCTGATGGATTTTCAGCGCTTCTCGTCGGATCAGGTCGTCGCCTTCAATCGGCGCCAAGCCCAGGTCATCCGACGTCATGCGCCCGGTGCGACGATCCTGCATAATTTCATGGGCGCATTCGCCGACTTTGATCACTATGCGCTCTCAGACGATCTCGACGTCGCCGCGTGGGACAGCTACCCGCTCGGCTTTCTCGAACGCTCCTCTCACGACGACGCCTTCAAGCTGCGCTACATGCGCGTCGGCGATCCAGACTTTCAAGCCTTTCATCACGATCTCTACCGCGCCTGCGGGCGCGGCCGATGGCAGGTGATGGAGCAGCAGCCCGGCGCCGTGAACTGGGCGCCATGGAATCCGGCCCCCGCGAAAGGCGCCGTACGGCTCTGGACCTTCGAGGCCTTCGCCGCCGGCGCCGAGACAGTGAGTTATTTTCGATGGCGGCAGGCGCCTTTCGCGCAAGAGCAGATGCATGAAGCGCTGCTGCTGCCAAACGCCGCACCGAACGAAGCCTCTAACACAGTCGCGCGCATGTCTGAGGAGCTCGCCATGCTCGATGCGCGCGTCGAAACAGCGCGCGCAGAGGTGGCGCTGGTCTTCGATTATGAAAGCGCCTGGGCGTGGCGCATCGAGCCGCAAGGCCAGGACTTCGCCTATTTCGATCTTGTCATGTGCTTCTATCGGGCGCTGCGGCGCGCGGGGCTTTCTGTCGACGTCGTTCCGCCGACCGCGGCGGAGGTCGCCGAACGCAGGCTGATCATCGCGCCCGCGCTTTTTGCGCCGTCTGAGAACTTCGCAGAGGCGCTGGCGAAAAGCGGCGCGACGATCCTGCTTGGTCCGCGCACGGGATCGAAGACGGCGGATTTTCAGATACCGGCGGATCTCCCTCCCGGAGTTTTGCGACGCGTGATCGACATTCGCGTCAGACGAGTCGAGAGCCTTCGGCCCGGCGCACGGATTACGCTTTCTGGACATGGCGCTTTCGTGCGGTGGCGCGAATTCTTGGCCCTCGGCGAGAGCGTCGCGCCCGAGTTCACATCGGAAGACGGCCAAACTGCGCTCGCGCGAGCCGACAACGTCTTTTATCTCGCCGGTTGGCCGGACGAAGAATTGCTGACGAACCTGCTGCGCCATGTTGTTCATGTCGCCGGCGTATCGACGCTCGATCTTCCAGAAGATATCCGCGTCCGCGACAATGGGGCGATGCGTTATATTTTCAATTACGGCGCGTCAACGACGGATATTTCGGCGCTGGTCGGCGAAGAGACTCTCTTGATCGGCGAGCGCCTTCTCGTACCCTGCGGCGTCGCGGCCTTCAGGCGTCGCGACTGA
- a CDS encoding CoA transferase subunit A — translation MRKSAITVEAAAQLVPDGARVMIGGFLGVGSPERLIDALVARGARALTIIGNDTAYPTVGVGRLIEAGCVARVEVSHIGTNPTTQRLMSAGAIDVELIPQGTLAERIRAGGSGLGGVLTPTGVGTIVAQDKQVIEIDGASFLIERPLRADFALLRAHEADYYGNLTYRLTAANFNPVMAFAADCVIVEPDEIVPVGVIPPDAVRTPGVLVTHIVGRAR, via the coding sequence ATGAGAAAAAGCGCGATCACCGTCGAAGCCGCAGCGCAGCTCGTTCCCGACGGGGCGCGCGTCATGATCGGCGGCTTTCTTGGCGTCGGGTCGCCTGAGCGGTTGATCGACGCGCTCGTCGCGCGTGGCGCGCGCGCATTGACGATCATCGGCAATGACACAGCCTATCCGACCGTCGGCGTCGGCAGGCTGATCGAAGCGGGATGCGTTGCGCGCGTGGAGGTCTCGCACATCGGCACCAATCCGACCACGCAGCGATTGATGAGCGCCGGCGCGATCGACGTGGAGCTCATACCGCAAGGCACGCTTGCCGAACGCATTCGTGCTGGCGGCTCGGGACTTGGCGGCGTCCTGACGCCGACCGGCGTGGGGACAATCGTCGCGCAGGATAAGCAGGTCATCGAGATCGATGGCGCAAGCTTTCTCATCGAAAGGCCGCTGCGCGCGGATTTCGCCCTGCTGCGCGCGCATGAGGCCGACTATTACGGCAATCTGACGTATCGTCTGACGGCCGCTAATTTCAACCCGGTCATGGCCTTCGCCGCGGACTGCGTCATCGTCGAACCCGACGAGATTGTCCCCGTGGGAGTCATTCCGCCCGACGCGGTGCGCACGCCGGGCGTGCTCGTCACGCACATCGTGGGCAGGGCGCGCTGA
- the galK gene encoding galactokinase, which produces MESRIEQDLIAAFRQSFEREPRLFRAPGRINLIGEHTDYNDGFVMPAALDLSIWAAIAPRADRRLRIRSLIMDEVVEFDLDDANAQPRGDWTDYVRGVAIFLERAGYKLSGADLVLDGNLPIGAGLSASAAFEVSAGFALLTISGAEVDRVELAKICQRAENQFVGVRCGIMDQYISCCAVAGSALLLDCRSLVSRKVAIDPDARLVLCDTMVRHQLASDEYNSRREDCERAVAALSTRLDGVSALRDVTFAQLIRHADAMPELIFRRARHVVGEIDRTLRAAAALDAGDLKECGRLMYLSHESLRDDYEVSCAELDLMVDIARSLPGAYGARMMGGGFGGCTINLVEASRAEAFAQAMADRYRTATGVTPPILTCVPGPGVGPVGD; this is translated from the coding sequence ATGGAGTCGAGGATCGAGCAAGATCTGATTGCCGCCTTCCGCCAGAGTTTCGAGCGCGAGCCGCGCCTTTTTCGGGCGCCGGGCCGCATCAATCTGATCGGCGAGCATACCGATTACAACGACGGCTTCGTCATGCCGGCGGCGCTTGACCTCTCGATCTGGGCCGCGATCGCGCCGCGCGCCGACCGGCGCTTGCGCATACGCTCGCTGATTATGGACGAAGTCGTCGAATTCGATCTCGATGATGCGAACGCACAGCCGCGCGGCGATTGGACCGATTATGTGCGTGGCGTGGCGATTTTTCTTGAGCGCGCCGGTTACAAGCTGAGCGGCGCGGATCTCGTCCTCGACGGAAATCTGCCCATCGGCGCCGGACTCTCGGCCTCGGCGGCGTTCGAAGTCTCTGCGGGCTTTGCGCTTTTGACAATTTCCGGCGCCGAGGTCGACCGAGTCGAACTCGCCAAGATCTGTCAGCGCGCCGAAAACCAATTCGTCGGCGTTCGCTGCGGCATTATGGACCAATACATATCGTGCTGCGCCGTCGCTGGGAGCGCCCTGCTGCTCGACTGCCGCAGTCTCGTTTCGCGGAAAGTTGCGATAGATCCGGACGCGCGTCTTGTCCTTTGCGACACGATGGTGCGCCATCAACTCGCGAGCGACGAATATAATTCGCGTCGCGAGGACTGCGAGCGCGCCGTCGCGGCGCTCTCGACGCGACTCGACGGCGTATCGGCGTTGCGGGACGTGACATTCGCCCAACTGATACGTCACGCCGACGCGATGCCCGAGCTCATCTTTCGCCGCGCGCGGCACGTTGTCGGCGAGATCGATCGCACGCTGCGCGCCGCTGCGGCGCTGGACGCGGGGGACCTTAAGGAATGCGGCCGTCTCATGTATCTTTCGCATGAAAGTCTGCGCGACGATTATGAAGTGAGCTGCGCCGAGCTTGATCTCATGGTTGATATCGCCCGCAGCCTTCCGGGAGCCTATGGCGCTCGGATGATGGGCGGCGGATTTGGCGGCTGCACCATCAATCTGGTGGAAGCGAGCCGCGCTGAAGCCTTCGCGCAGGCGATGGCTGACAGATATCGCACAGCGACCGGCGTGACGCCGCCCATCCTCACCTGCGTGCCCGGTCCTGGCGTAGGCCCTGTCGGCGATTAG